Proteins encoded within one genomic window of Corynebacterium aurimucosum:
- a CDS encoding ABC transporter substrate-binding protein — translation MFSKTSAALSAIALSAAALVGCSSSSESASGDSGGGDSYSIGINQLVQHPSLDAAAEGFQEAFEEAGVDVEWDVQNANGEQGTAVSISQQMANANHDLYLAIATPAGQAMSKSIKDKPLLFTAVTDPVEAELVESLDKPGKNVTGTSDAAPIEEQVELVSQLVPDAKSVGVVYSSAEVNSKVQVEQLTEAAKPKGIEVKSQTVTSVTEIPQAVEALGDVDAIYIPTDNMVVSGISSLIKVANDKTIPVIAADSGAVEGGAAATIGINYKELGRQTGEMALRILQDGADPADTPVETASEYTYVINEDAVKAQGVEVPQEILDKAETL, via the coding sequence TTCGTCGTCGGAAAGCGCCAGCGGGGATTCCGGAGGTGGAGACTCCTACTCCATCGGAATTAATCAGCTGGTTCAGCACCCTTCCCTCGATGCCGCTGCAGAAGGATTCCAAGAAGCCTTCGAAGAGGCGGGCGTGGACGTGGAGTGGGATGTCCAGAACGCCAACGGTGAGCAGGGCACCGCGGTGTCCATCTCCCAGCAGATGGCGAACGCCAACCACGATCTCTACCTGGCCATCGCTACCCCAGCCGGTCAGGCAATGAGTAAGTCCATTAAGGACAAGCCTTTGCTGTTCACTGCAGTGACGGATCCCGTAGAAGCGGAACTCGTAGAGTCCTTGGACAAGCCGGGTAAGAATGTCACGGGTACTTCTGACGCCGCCCCCATTGAGGAACAGGTGGAGCTCGTTTCCCAGTTGGTCCCAGACGCTAAGTCCGTTGGCGTCGTCTACTCCTCCGCAGAGGTCAATTCCAAGGTGCAGGTGGAGCAGCTGACGGAGGCTGCCAAGCCGAAAGGAATTGAGGTGAAGTCGCAGACCGTAACTTCCGTGACGGAGATTCCCCAGGCCGTGGAGGCGCTGGGTGATGTCGATGCCATTTACATCCCGACCGATAACATGGTCGTCTCCGGCATCTCTTCGCTCATCAAGGTTGCGAATGACAAGACCATCCCGGTCATCGCTGCGGACTCCGGTGCCGTCGAAGGTGGTGCTGCAGCCACCATTGGAATCAACTACAAGGAGCTGGGCCGCCAGACTGGTGAGATGGCGCTGCGCATTCTTCAAGACGGCGCTGACCCGGCCGATACCCCGGTGGAAACCGCCTCCGAGTACACGTACGTGATCAATGAAGACGCAGTGAAGGCTCAGGGCGTTGAGGTGCCGCAGGAAATCCTAGACAAGGCTGAGACGCTGTGA